The nucleotide sequence CAACACCGACATACGTGAAAGGCTCGGCATTGCCAGGCAGTTTGGTTCCTGCCATACCGCCAGAATCGGTGGCTACGCTATCGAAGGCCATGTACCGGTTGCCGACATCAAGCGTCTCCTGAAAGAAAAGCCCGAGGCGATCGGCCTGGCCGTGCCCGGAATGCCGATCGGTTCACCTGGCATGGACGGCCCGCTCTATGGCGACCGCAAAGACCCCTACGACGTCTTGCTGATCCATGTCGATGGCAGCGCCAGCGTCTATCAAGCCTATCGCTGATCGATGCGATGAAACGGCCAATGTCCCCGGTGACCT is from Flagellatimonas centrodinii and encodes:
- a CDS encoding DUF411 domain-containing protein: MMNVAIKYRIWLAGLFLSPMLGISVAAASELSAEVWKDPNCGCCKEWIQHLEEVDIQVRTSNTGNTDIRERLGIARQFGSCHTARIGGYAIEGHVPVADIKRLLKEKPEAIGLAVPGMPIGSPGMDGPLYGDRKDPYDVLLIHVDGSASVYQAYR